The Thalassotalea piscium sequence TTTTTTAGTAGTCATTTAGCCATAAACCTCTTTTGCTCGTTGAGAGAACGCTTGCACCATATTATTGGCTAAGCTATTAAAAACACGGCCAAACGCTAAGTCGAAAACCTTGCTTGAAAATTCATATTCAAGCTCTAAACTAATTTTACAAGCCTCATCAGATAAAGGTGTAAAACTCCAACTTCCTTGTAAGCGTTTAAAAGGCCCATCGACTAAGTTCAACAATACTTGTTTATTTTCAATTAAGGTGTTTTCTGTCGTAAACCACTTTGTTAAACCGCCTTTTGACACTAAAAGTGCAGCCTTCATTTTATTAGGTTGCTGCTGAAGTATTTTACTATCAGAGCAGTCTGGTAAAAACTGCGGATAAGCGAGAACATCATTTACTAACTGATACATTTGTTCAACGCTAAACATCACTAAAGCATTGCGACTGACTACGGGCATCTTCTCTCCTTAATTAATGGCGAATATCATACCAAAACTTGACGAAAAACACATTAGAATGCAAAAAATCAAAGATAAATACATTCAATTGTTAAAAACCATTTAAAACCTTGTAGTAATACGTATAATGGCGCCGTTAAATATGGAAGAATTATGGCAAAGCAAAAATCAAAAAAAGCAAATAGCAACACTATAGCACTCAACAAAAAAGCTCGTCATAACTACACCTTGTCAGATAAGTACGAGGCGGGTATGAGCTTACAAGGTTGGGAAATTAAAAGTATTCGCAGCGGAAAAGTAAACATTTCTGAGTGTTTCGTTATGATTAAAGATCGCGAAGCTTTCCTTGTGGGTGCAGAAATAATGCCACTTAATGCCGCATCAAGCCATGTGGTATGCGACCCTGTGCGTCCTCGTAGACTTTTACTCAACCGAAGAGAGCTAGATCAGCTTGTAGGTGCTGTAGAGCGTGAAGGTTATTCTTTAATTGCCACTGCAATGTACTGGAAAAAATGTTGGGTAAAGCTTGAATTTTACTTAGGTAAAGGTAAAAAAGACCATGACAAACGTGCCGATATTAAAGATAGAGAGTGGCAAGTAGATAAAGGTCGCATACTAAAAAATAAAAACTTAGACAAATAACCTTTCAACCAAATTCAAGTTATAACTCAAGTTAAATAGGTGCTTAAAGTTTTGTAATAAACAAACTAAGCACCTTATTCAAAATAACTTTGCCTAAGTTACTACTGCGATAACTGCATATGCCAGATATTACTGGTACTTAGCTCAATTTGCTCACAAGCAAAAAAGTTATGTTGAAAAGCCATATTACAACTGTTGGGTTTACGCTCATCAAAGTTATGCAGTGTTTGCGTAATGTTTGAATTAAGGTTTAGCTCCTTGTACGTTTTATCTGCTAAATAATATATTTTATTATCCCGTAATTGCCAGTGTCGCCAGCCAGCAATAGGAAAGTTTTCAATAAGTAGTGACTCTACTCCTGACTTTAAATCTAACTTATACAAGCCACTGATATTAAATTTGGTGTAAAAAACCTCATTGGTATTACCTTGAATACTATAACCGCCTTTAAATGTTACTTGACTGATCTCTTCCTGTTCGTTATGAAGTGATAACGTCCAAATATTCCACTGGCTATCAACCTCGGCACTAAACATTATCGAATCATCAACAAACGTGACATAGTGCACGCCTGTGAATTCTTTTGCTAATGCGGTCCAACGCTTATCGGTTAAAGAATATAGATATAATGCATTATTAATACTAGCAACAAGCTGCTCATCGTTATCAGACCACGCCATAGTGCCAATACTTTCTATAACCGAATTGAACTCTGCGATGAAAGCAGGCTTGCTCTCTGGCTGAATAAACACTTTATCAGTACCTGTTCTATTCGATCTGAAAGCCATAATGTTAGAGTTATTGCCAAATACAGGCATTAAGCTAATCCCTCGACTTGAGGTTAAAGCCTTTATCGACGCATCATTAGTTGAGTAACTAAAAATATTAATCGTTTTTTGGCCACGCTCTGTCAGTAGCGTTCGGCTATTTCCTCCCAAAGACAGGCGACCAAACTGATCGCTCTGCTCTTTGGCAGTTAATGTTATTGTTTTGGTATCAAACTCAAATAAACCATCAGCATTTGACGCTAAAATTTGGTGTTCAGAACGCCAAACTAAACCATAAACATTATTTATAAAAGCCTTACTTACAATTACCTGAAGAGTGTTTAGGTCAAGCAGCTTAATTTTATCAACACCTTCACCTAGATACTCAATAACTGCGAGCATTCGACCACTAGGTGACAATGCGAAAGCATAATCACCTGTGTTATTACCCACTTGAACTGGATGAGTAAGTTGCTGTTTTCTTCCCGTATCCATTAGATAAGAATACAATGCGTATGGCTCAGATATACTGGGTCTAGATTGATAGATTAGTCTATTTTTTTTCTGATCAAACGCAAGTTGAGTAATAACACCTTCGCCACAGTCAGTTATCAGACTTTGATCTTTTGTTTGAAGGTTAATTTTCACAACTTCACAATGCCTTTGTTCTAGGTTATTTAGCCTGGAGGCATAGACAAAACCATTACCTCCATAAATAACATCGGTGTAATAATAGTCATCCGTCGAAATAATTTGCGCTGCTTCACTCTCTTTTTGCATATACACCTGCGCATACGCAGTAGAGTTTTCGCGAAATAGAAAAAAAAGTGTCGCCGAACTAGCATGGTAATAAGGGTTAAATGCACTACCTTTTGTGGTAGTCACTGCATATTGGTTTAATAAATGAAACTGATTATTCTTACTTTCTAAGACAGTTTTTTTGATATTGTAAAATATAAACAGTACTAATATTAAAGCTGCGGCTATTATTACAAAAAGCCAAGACTTACTTCTCAGCCATGCTGAAATTGCACTCTTGCCTTGTGCTGCATAAATAGCTTGGCTTAAATCGTGAGGTAACTCACCACTTTCTTGTGCATCGCCAGCTACACTTTGCGTTAATATAGTAGGAGTAACTGCTAAGCGATACCCTACTTTACTCACTGTTTTTATCCATATGGGTGACGATGGATTATCTTCCAGCAATTTACGTAATTCACTAACAGCTCTATTTACTGCCGCATCGCTAACTACCCGACCGCCCCAAACATATGTTACAAGCTCATCGCGTGAAATCGCTTTATCGGGGTGCTTGCAAAAGTACACTAACAGCTCAAATACCCGAGGTTCACACTCTAGTTGTGTTTCATTTTTAGTTAACTTTACCTGTGTTACGTCAACCACAATATCACCAAAGAGAAAGCGCATTAAAATCCTTATGATACCAATCTCACTGACTATGTGATCATTTCTACTTGCTAAAAGAATCAACTGCCACGTTATTTATTTTATAATTATCGCTACAAGGATGTAGCTTATGTTGGCAATGCAGGAGCATAATTACCCAGAACAACTCGTTATAAAAATAAACAGCTTGTAATTGACTGTTCTTACTGCGTATAAAGTAGATCATTTTATTAATGAAACTGGTATAAGTTATCAATCATTATCAAATCATTACTAAACCATCACACCCTCTTTATTGTGTTAAATCAATAAACAGACAGACTGTGGGTTCAAACTTTACGCCGTATACTATTAGAAAAAATTAACAAAATCGATAGTAAAATTTATATAAAAAAAACAATAGTACACCGGCGTAATAATCAGTTTCGAGCAAAAGTCAACACAGGAAGTATTATGCGCACAATTTACAGTATAATCATTATAGTATTTTACCTAACAGCCTGCTCTGGAGGATCAAACAAGAGTGAGCCAGAAATCATTAAAGATAAAATTAAAGAAGATATTTCTGTTACCAATTTAGCTATACCAGACAACCGTTTTTCTAATACCTATGAAATTGTATTATTTGGCAATAGCCATACTGCGGGGCTTGGTACCATAATAAAAAATCTTATTAACGTAGGCAACCCGTACGCAGCTGTTAATGTTGTAACCGCAGGTGGTGGCTTTTTAGATAATCAAGCAACAAAACAGTCTAGAGAAGTTTTATTAAACACTAAGCCATGGACACATATTATTTTACAAGGGCAAAAGTATTCTGAATCTGGCGCTTATATCTACCCTACAGCCCCAACTAAAGAATGGATAGCCAAAGCAAAGAAAAACAACATAACCCCAATATTATTTCCCGAACATCCACGAAAAGGTAATACAGAAGAAGCAACTAGAATTCATCTAATTCATACTGGGATATCAGCTTCTCAAAGAGCATGTGTTGCACCCGTAGGGTTAGCTTGGGACAATATACTTGCCATTGATCCTCAAATTCCACTGCATAGTAGCGATGGAAATCATGCCTCTTTATTAGGAAGACTATTTACTGCCTATATTTTTTATGAAGTGATTACCGGAGAGTCTGCTGATTCACTCCCCTATATAGAAGATCTGAATGTAGATGAGCCAACACAACAATTTTTAAAACAGTTTGCATCAGAAGCCATTGCGGCAAATCAACCATGTAATTTCGAAAGTTAAGTAATAGTATTATAAAAAACAAAAAGATATTGCTTAGCGCTTGTTGTAGGTTGATATAGAGGGTAGAATACAGCTATTACTAACTAGGCAACTAATTAGTATGTTTGATACCAAGGGTAAAAGACTAGTCGGGGCTGATTCAGGATTCGACAAGATTCACGAAACCCAAGGTGCATGCCGAGGGGCGGTTGGCCTCGTAAAAAGCCGCAAAACTATAATTGCAAACGACGAAACGTTCGCACTAGCAGCTTAATGCTAGCCATCGCCTTAAAGACTCTCCTATTGTCTTGAGAATCGATGGTCACCCTAAATAGGATAGCGAGGGAAGCACGCTTGAGGCTGAACCGCGAAATAGTATCAAGCTCACCATGACGAAGCCTGTCGGTTGGCGTCTAATTGGTTAAATAAATAATCGACTAAGCATGTAGTACCGAGGATGTAGGTTTTTTGGACGCGGGTTCAAATCCCGCCAGCTCCACCACATACATAATCAAAGACGTCCTAGGGCGTCTTTTTTTTCTTCTAAAATCAACATGTTATCCGTAAACACTGACCTATAGCGTCTTTTCCCGTTTGATAGAATCCTATAATTTTAGTAACATCAATTGTAACACTGAGCAACATTGCTAAATTTGGTGTTACTAAAAAGGGAATATCATGGCTAGAATTACTACCCCACTGACTAATACTGAAGTTAAACAGGCTAAAGCTAGAGATAAAGAATACAACTTATCAGACGGTGAAGGTTTACAGTTAAGAATAAAACCAAATGGATCTAAACTTTGGTTACTAAACTATTCTCGGCCATATACTAAAAAAAGAGTAAATTTAGGTTTTGGAAAGTACCCTGATATTTCTTTAGCTGATGCTCGAAAATTACGAGCGGAAGCCAGAACATTGCTCGCTAAAAACATTGATCCAATGGAGCACAGGGACAGTATATCAAATCATCAAAAAGAGAAAATCGAAAACACTCTGCTTAATGTTGCTAAGAAGTGGTTTCAAGTAAAGAAGTCAGCAGTAACACCAAATTATGCTGAAGATATTTGGCGCTCTCTTGAACTACATGTTTTTCCTTATATTGGTAAACGCCCTATTTCAGAAATAACAGCTCCGATAGCAATAAAAACCATTGCACCTATCGCTGAAAAAGGTAGCCTTGAAACAGTAAAACGCATTAACCAACGGTTAAACGAAATTATGAACTTCGCTGTTAATACGGGGCTTATTCATTCAAACCCATTAACTGGTATTAAAGCAGCTTTTGAAAAACCTAAAAAGCAGAATATGCCAACGATTAAGCCCGATGAATTACCTGACTTCATGAGAGCATTAAGTATCGCTAGTATAAAGATAGTCACGCGATATTTAATTGAATGGCAACTGCATACCATTGCACGCCCAAGTGAAGCTGCCGGTGCAAAGTGGTCAGAAATTGATTTTGAAAATAACTTATGGAACATACCTGCAGATCGCATGAAAAAAAAAACGAGCTCATTCCGTACCGTTAACTGAGCAATCGTTAAGTTTATTAACCGCAATTAAACCAATAACCGGCCATAGAGAATTTATTTTCCCTGCTGATAGAGATCCAAGGAAACACGCTAATGAACAAACTGCGAATGCAGCTATCAAAAGAATGGGTTACCACGGAAAGCTAGTTGCTCACGGTTTACGCGCCCTTGCTAGTACAACACTGAATGAGCAAGGGTTTGACAGTGATGTAATTGAGGCAGCACTAGCACACGTTGACGGCAATGAAGTTAGACGGGCATATAACAGAGCAGATTACTTAAAGCGCAGAGCAAAAATGATGATGTGGTGGTCTGAGCATATCGAAAAATGTTCAACGGGTAGTTTTTCATTATCAGGTACTAAATTGTTAAAAGTAGTTTAAATATAGTGTTAGCTTTTACATTTAAAATAGGTAAATAATGGGTTATCAAGCAACTAGCCACAGCCTAGATTTGATCAACACAATCCAACTAGAAGTATTAAGCGATATTGACGACATTAAACGGGTAATATTGCTTATGTGTGACCAAAGCGAACAGCTAAAGAGGGTGACATTGTATTGTGCAGACAGAATAAACATGAATGGCGTTTAAGTATGTTTGCAAGTCGGGCCGATATTCTACGCACTGTAATAGGGAGGTACAGATCAGTAGAGTAATATTAAATCAGTAGTGGGGCTATTTAATTGTTGAGGTTAGGTAATGTTGCTAGTACAGCTCCTTAAGTCAATTTTTACGTGTAATAAATAAGAAAACTTTTTATGATAGTTAAAGTATTTAATTCGTTCAAAACCTAACAAAAAACGATATTGAAAACCTCTTAAAACCTCACCTTTAATTTGATGTATCACTAAGAATAACCAAAATGTTAACAAATGTTAATATTAAGCACTATTAATTAAGCTTACGTTACCCACCAATAGAAACGCTATTGATTACTAGTTTGACCAACCACAGTCAATGACGAATAAATAGCACTGGTGAAATAAACATGATCTAGCTAAAATGCTAATTAATCAAGTCTAGGGTAGCTCCCGAACGGGCGGTAACCTCACCGCTTTGGCTTGGCTTTTTCATTGAGGTCTTGTGTTGAGGTTACGAATGAAAGAATATTATTCAATAGATGAACTATCTAATCTTTGGAAAATACCTGCTGTAGACATACTGTATACCATTCAATCTAAAGACATTCCTGCATATATAAGATATTGTGGTTATATTCGTATAATAAACAGTCCAAATCCATGCACACTAAGCTATCATAGCTCTTTCTTGAAAATGTGGGCTCATCAAGTAGAAAATTTTTACTTCAATTTAATAGAAAGAAATGAAAATCAGTATAAAATTTTTTCATTTTCAACTGAAAATAGTGACTATATTGGCGATAGGTTGATTTCGGTATCATCAAAAGACATTACAAATTATTCACCATCACCTGATTCATATAAAAAGTTATATCAAGAGGTAACACTTCATAATGTATTTATATATAGAACTGATTTTTCCTTATTTGGCTTATCTTTAACA is a genomic window containing:
- the smpB gene encoding SsrA-binding protein SmpB, which translates into the protein MAKQKSKKANSNTIALNKKARHNYTLSDKYEAGMSLQGWEIKSIRSGKVNISECFVMIKDREAFLVGAEIMPLNAASSHVVCDPVRPRRLLLNRRELDQLVGAVEREGYSLIATAMYWKKCWVKLEFYLGKGKKDHDKRADIKDREWQVDKGRILKNKNLDK
- a CDS encoding SRPBCC family protein yields the protein MPVVSRNALVMFSVEQMYQLVNDVLAYPQFLPDCSDSKILQQQPNKMKAALLVSKGGLTKWFTTENTLIENKQVLLNLVDGPFKRLQGSWSFTPLSDEACKISLELEYEFSSKVFDLAFGRVFNSLANNMVQAFSQRAKEVYG
- a CDS encoding winged helix-turn-helix domain-containing protein — translated: MRFLFGDIVVDVTQVKLTKNETQLECEPRVFELLVYFCKHPDKAISRDELVTYVWGGRVVSDAAVNRAVSELRKLLEDNPSSPIWIKTVSKVGYRLAVTPTILTQSVAGDAQESGELPHDLSQAIYAAQGKSAISAWLRSKSWLFVIIAAALILVLFIFYNIKKTVLESKNNQFHLLNQYAVTTTKGSAFNPYYHASSATLFFLFRENSTAYAQVYMQKESEAAQIISTDDYYYTDVIYGGNGFVYASRLNNLEQRHCEVVKINLQTKDQSLITDCGEGVITQLAFDQKKNRLIYQSRPSISEPYALYSYLMDTGRKQQLTHPVQVGNNTGDYAFALSPSGRMLAVIEYLGEGVDKIKLLDLNTLQVIVSKAFINNVYGLVWRSEHQILASNADGLFEFDTKTITLTAKEQSDQFGRLSLGGNSRTLLTERGQKTINIFSYSTNDASIKALTSSRGISLMPVFGNNSNIMAFRSNRTGTDKVFIQPESKPAFIAEFNSVIESIGTMAWSDNDEQLVASINNALYLYSLTDKRWTALAKEFTGVHYVTFVDDSIMFSAEVDSQWNIWTLSLHNEQEEISQVTFKGGYSIQGNTNEVFYTKFNISGLYKLDLKSGVESLLIENFPIAGWRHWQLRDNKIYYLADKTYKELNLNSNITQTLHNFDERKPNSCNMAFQHNFFACEQIELSTSNIWHMQLSQ